One Fundulus heteroclitus isolate FHET01 unplaced genomic scaffold, MU-UCD_Fhet_4.1 scaffold_99, whole genome shotgun sequence DNA segment encodes these proteins:
- the LOC118562605 gene encoding uncharacterized protein LOC118562605 yields MELSMGIKSSMEFLRETFPRCSTSYSFTCKETAVDENLICAAVNRSQLQQTLATDNSSTALCSFTITEHACSVADQLAAQSLATLLKCSLESHTTYPVEVWKLFFQKVSPALDEALETFATVTPNNSSPAVSNALDALREARLANLSNAQLQSGTFIGDLVQRNIGPFLASPSTNFLFCLSSYNFSCLTYQIVVKGLSNQRELMNSSKQQAVFTYFIKPFLSRVGTPDAGCTSSTNGSQEWLQANLGGFASFATIQELQTLNPHLSTTEVLSELAPSQVAQLLMSVGSSDATTLIDLVFERLEKGDALENLDDFLTQLTLNGQVPQFQTAVRDAVMTRAFYILSLRFSTFSKEDFYLWFHVKLVSILASFTPQMLHSTISSLSCTNYHVVVGGFAKVFPAIPPRRRQEITNVLLGYLKSSASVINKPGKNERGTLAQGFKM; encoded by the exons ATGGAGCTGTCAATGGGCATCAAATCAAGTATGGAGTTCCTGAGAGAGACCTTCCCAC GCTGCTCAACATCATATTCCTTCACG TGCAAGGAGACAGCTGTTGATG AGAACCTCATCTGTGCTGCAGTCAATAG ATCACAGCTCCAACAAACACTGGCAACCGACAACTCCTCTACAGCTCTGTGCTCTTTTACCATCACTGAACATGCCTGTTCTGTG GCTGACCAGCTTGCAGCGCAAAGCCTGGCCACACTGTTAAAATGCTCGTTGGAAAGCCATACGACATACCCGGTGGAAGTCTGGAAGCTCTTCTTTCAAAAAGTCTCTCCCGCTCTGGATGAGGCTCTTGAGACGTTTGCCACCGTG ACCCCCAACAACAGCAGCCCAGCCGTATCGAACGCCCTTGATGCCCTGAGAGAGGCGAGACTAGCCAACCTCAGCAATGCACAGCTACAGAGTGGCACTTTCATTGGTGATCTGGTCCAGCGAAACATTGGTCCGTTCCTGGCCTCCCCATCCACAAACTTCCTGTTCTGCCTTAGCTCCTACAACTTCAGCTGCCTGACCTACCAGATTGT TGTCAAGGGGTTAAGCAACCAAAGGGAGCTCATGAACAGCAGCAAGCAACAGGCAGTCTTTACTTATTTCATCAAACCATTCCTTTCAAGAGTGGGAACACCAG ATGCTGGCTGCACCTCATCTACTAATGGGAGTCAGGAATGGCTACAGGCAAACCTTGGCGGCTTTGCTTCTTTTGCAACCATCCAAGAGTTGCAAACCCTCAACCCACACTTGTCTACT ACTGAAGTATTGTCAGAACTGGCTCCCTCTCAAGTGGCACAGCTTCTTATGAGCGTAGGGAGCTCAGACGCCACCACTCTTATTGATCTTGTCTTTGAGCGACTTGAAAAGGGTGACGCTCTTGAAAACCTAGATGACTTCCTGACGCAGCTCACGCTAAACGGACAG GTTCCACAATTCCAGACGGCCGTTCGAGATGCTGTGATGACCAGAGCCTTTTACATCCTAAGCCTACGTTTCTCAACCTTCAGCAAAGAAGATTTTTATCTTTGGTTCCATGTGAAACTGGTTTCCATCCTTGCCAGTTTCACTCCACAGATGCTACACAGCACAATATCCAGCCTGAGCTGCACAAACTACCATGTTGT TGTGGGAGGGTTCGCCAAAGTGTTTCCTGCCATACCCCCGCGCAGACGGCAAGAGATCACCAATGTTCTGCTGGGCTATCTGAAAAGCTCTGCCAGCGTCATCAACAAGCCCGGTAAGAATGAAAGAGGGACCCTGGCCCAAGGATTTAAAATGTAG